A genomic region of Pristiophorus japonicus isolate sPriJap1 chromosome 22, sPriJap1.hap1, whole genome shotgun sequence contains the following coding sequences:
- the LOC139234615 gene encoding scavenger receptor cysteine-rich type 1 protein M130-like encodes MSSEHKEMRLVKGKHRCEGRVEVFYNGTWGTVCSDKLDRHDAEVICKQLQCGPLLSIQYDTWSFGMGSGPIWLDKMECNSHELTLWQCQSDPWGEHNCHHGEDAGVVCSAEARVPDVSHSSRVCVPESGSKHGHSPDSGQPLRLVGGNTKCSGRVEILSNKSWGTVCDDSWDMADANVVCRQLGCGPALLAAGGVTFAQGDGVISLDEVKCTGSESFLSDCHSSQPGQHDCDHKEDASVICSELDLASADFPSTSAEQGGKTTSIPVAVCITLAILLIGELIALMAVRQRKSARRGAVTGGRESPAGLYQAIYEEIENIPPGDDSAQSQGSVSGSNVSLNHIDYYTSDIWGDADPGSENPQRNSSSIHGPVPGDYDDAESGVTDTQGGHLLLDRDPDDVTFGSAGGDLSTLVFSSQTHADPGLPVPSTPGNNDDLPCNTFATPDIPPPKASDCEPQNLTASTASQKNEFKFQDEMSRGVPQPDGKHSVLKLRESPLTFPEV; translated from the exons ATGTCCTCAG AGCACAAAGAGATGCGGCTGGTGAAAGGAAAGCATCGCTGTGAGGGCAGAGTGGAAGTGttctacaatgggacctggggaactgtgtgctccGATAAACTGGATCGACATGATGCAGAGGTGATCTGTAAACAGTTACAGTGCGGCCCCCTCCTATCTATTCAGTATGACACTTGGTCATTTGGAATGGGATCCGGACCCATTTGGCTCGATAAGATGGAATGTAATTCACACGAATTGACCCTTTGGCAGTGTCAGTCAGACCCGTGGGGTGAACACAACTGTCATCACGGGGAGGATGCCGGTGTTGTGTGTTCAG CAGAAGCCCGAGTGCCAGACGTATCCCACAGTTCAAGGGTCTGCGTTCCAGAATCTGGTTCTAAACATGGACATTCACCAG ACTCGGGACAACCCTTGCGCCTGGTTGGAGGCAACACCAAGTGCTCCGGGAGAGTGGAGATATTGTCCAATAAGAGCTGGGGCACGGTGTGTGATGACTCCTGGGATATGGCCGATGCCAATGTTGTCTGCAGACAGCTGGGTTGCGGCCCCGCTCTATTGGCCGCAGGAGGGGTCACGTTTGCCCAGGGTGACGGAGTTATCTCGTTGGATGAGGTGAAGTGCACCGGAAGTGAATCATTTCTGTCCGACTGTCATTCCTCACAGCCAGGTCAACATGACTGTGATCATAAGGAAGATGCCAGTGTGATCTGTTCCG AGCTCGATTTGGCTTCTGCTGATTTTCCATCCACATCTGCAG AACAGGGAGGTAAAAccacctccatccctgttgccgtcTGCATAACCCTTGCAATCCTTCTAATCGGTGAGCTGATCGCACTGATGGCGGTAAGACAGAGAAAGTCAGCAAGAAGAG GTGCTGTCACTGGCGGCAGGGAGTCACCTGCTGGATTGTACCAAGCAATTTACGAAGAGATTGAGAATATTCCACCCGGCGACGATTCCGCCCAGTCCCAGGGTTCAG TATCTGGTTCTAACGTCTCCCTCAATCATATTGATTATTACACCAGTGACATTTGGGGTGACGCTGATCCGGGATCAGAAAATCCTCAAAGGAACTCCTCCAGTATTCATG GACCGGTTCCGGGCGATTATGACGATGCTGAGAGTGGAGTCACTGATACTCAGGGCGGTCACTTGCTGCTGGACCGCGATCCTGATGATGTCACATTCGGAAGTGCCGGCGGTGATCTCTCCACTCTCG TATTCAGCTCTCAGACCCACGCTGATCCCGGTTTACCGGTCCCTTCCACACCTGGTAACAATGATGACCTTCCTTGTAACACGTTCGCAACCCCGGACATTCCGCCACCGAAGGCCAGTGACTGTGAGCCTCAAAATCTTACAGCATCTACGGCAAGCCA gaaaaatgaatttaaattccaAGATGAGATGTCCCGAGGCGTGCCACAGCCTGACGGGAAACATTCTGTTTTAAAGCTGAGAGAAAGTCCATTAACGTTTCCAGAAGTGTGA